GGGGTGCTGTCGCCCCCCACCGCGAGCACTTTCACCTTGTCCTTGGGAATTTGATACTTCGTCAGCACGGCGTCCAAGAGCGGCCGGGCGGTTGGTTGAATGCCGATCGTCTTGCCGACGAAATCGTGGGGCGTTCTGATCCCCGACTTGGCAAAGAAGATGAAGGCGAACGGATGGCGCTGCAGGGCGGTGCCAAAGGCTTTGATCGGCACGCCCCGGCTGCGTGCGATCAGCATCGTGGAGATCGACGCGGCGTTCCCCAACATCGTCCCGCCGCCGGCCACGATCTGGACCGGGTCGATCGCCGGTCCCCCGGGCTGGATCTTGAGATCGATGCCCGCCTCCTTGAAGAACCCCTTATCGAGCGCCGCGAAATCTCCGGCCATCTGCGAGTTGGCGAGCCATCCCAGCTGCTCGCCGACGGTCGTGAGGCCCTGGGACTGCGCCTGACCCGCGCTCCCCGCGACGCCTCCGCCCGCCAGCGCGAGGCCGAGGGCCCCAGTGCGGGCCAGGAACGCACGACGTCCCATCCCCTGTGCCACCAGCGTGATCCCGTCGTATGTCATCCGACGTCCCTCCTCCCATTCGTGACCGCTCGTAACGCGAACACGACCGTCCTGCTAGACGGCGGCTCCCGACCCCCGGATGCCCGAGGATGCGACGCGCGCGCCCGCGACGGCGGCGACGAACCGCCGCACCCGCTCGGGATCCACCGGATTGGTGATGATGTCGTCGACCTTGGCATGATATCCGAAGATCGAGCCGTCGACGAGCGCGACCGTCTCCGCGGTGGTCTCGCGCATCCCGCTCCCGAGGAGGACGGGGACGTCGGGGACGGCCGCGCGGACCTCGAGGATATCCTCGCGCCGGGGAGGATCCCCGCTCTCCTCGCCCGAGACGATCAGCGCATCCGCGAGACCCCGCTCCGCGGTGTCGCGCGCCACGATCCCCAAGGGACGCCGCGCCAGCGGGGCGCCGTGCTTGCAATAGACGTCCGCGAGAATCAAAAGGTGGTCGGCGCCCAGCGCGCGCCGGTACCGGAGGGCGAGATGCGCCGGTGCCTCGATGATGCCCTGGTCGGTCACCAGCGCGTCGGTGAGAACGTTGAGGCGGATGAAGCGGCCCCCGACCGCCAGCGCCACGGCCAGCGCGGCCTTCCAGTCGTTGCGGAGCACGTTGATCCCGACCGGCAGGTCCCCGGCCACCCGCACGACCTCCTTGGCGATGACCGACATCGCGGCGACCGTTTCCGCCTCCACGTGGTCCGGGTAGAAGGGGTTGTCGTTGAAGTTTTCGACGATCATCCCGCCGGCGCCGCCGCGCCGGATCGCCTCGGCATCGGCCAGGGCCGCGTCCACCACGGGCACGAGACGGCCCCCATACCGAGGCGCGCCGGGAAGGGGATGCAAATGGACCATGCCGAGCACCACCTTGTCTTGGGAGAACACGGTGCGAAACCGCGCCCGGCTCATACCGCCCCCTCAGCCCGTAGCCGCTGAATGTCCTCCCGACTGTACTCCGCTTCGGCCAGCACGTCGTCGGTGTGCTCCCCGAGTTCCGGAGGCGGAAGGCGAAGTTGTCCGGGTGTCTCAGACAGCTTGATGGGGATCCCGATGGTGCGGAATCGGCCGAGGACGGGATGGACTACCTCCACCACCATCTCGTTATGGCGTACCTGGGGGTCGGCGACGGCCTGGTCCAGACTCTGCACCGGTGCGCAGAGGAGATCCTGGCCTTCGAGCCGGGCCAGCGCCTCGGCCTGCGTGAGCTCGGCGAACCGGCGGCGAAAGATCGCCTGCAGTTCGTCCCGGTGCGCGAACTGGGCGGCTTCGGTGGCAAACCGTGGATCGTCCCCCAGCGGCGCGAGATCCAGGGCCCGGCAGATATCGCCCAGAGGGTCGACCTTGAACGCGCCGATCATCACGATCCACCCTCCGTCGAAGGTACGAAACGTGCCGTTAAGCGGCATCGCGATCCAGTTGATGACCTGCCCCGCGTTCATCAGCGCCGTGGCTTCCTGCTGCTGCATGTAGAGCATCGCGTCCAGCAGCGAGGCGGTGACCAGTTGCCCGCGCCCGGTTTTCTGCCGCGCGAGCAGCGCCATGAGGATGCCCTGCACGAGGAGCATTCCGGCGGCACAATCGCAGATCGCGGTGCTGAACGGTTCCGGGGGGGCATTGGACTCCGCGCGCCGCAGTAGGGCGCCCCCGAGCGCCTGCGCCAAAATATCCTGGCCCCCTTTTTTCACATACGGGCCGCTCAGGCCGTACCCGCTGCCCACCGCATAGATCAGACGCGGATACCGCCCGCTGAGCTGCTCGTACCCGAACCCGAGCCGTTCCATGGTGCCTGGGCGGAAGTTGTGTACGAGGACGTCGGCGTCCGTGAGCAACCGCTCGAGCGCCATCCGGCCCGCCGGGTTCCGCAGATCGATGGTGACGCCGCGCTTGTTCCGGTTACTGGCCAGGAAGACGTAACTGACCCCGTTGGAGTGCGCCAGCGTCGATCTCGTGTAGTCGCCCTGCCCGGGGCGCTCGATCTTGATCACGTCCGCCCCGAAGTCGCCGAGCATCTGCGTCGCCACGGGCCCCAGGGTGATCTGCGTGAGGTCCAGGATCCGCACGCCATCCAGAGGCAGCGGACCTCCCTCGGTCATCACCGGCGCCTCCATGCGGGACTGCGCTTCTCTCGGAAGGCCTGAACCCCTTCCCGGGCATCTTCGGAGGCGACGGCCTCGAGGACGCGGCGCGGGAACCACCGGGGGGCGGCCCACGTGGGCAGGTCCTGCGCGGCGAGCGCGACCTGCTTCGTCGCCTCGACGGCAAGCGGGGCGCACGCGACGATGTCGGCGGCCCAGCGATCCGCGGCCTGCAAGAGATCCTCCCGCGGCACCACCTCATTCACCAATCCCGCGCTCTCGGCTGCCTGGGCGCTGATCCGGCGCCCCGTGAGGAGCAACCCCATGGCGATCTTGAGAGGAACCTGGCGCGCCAGGAGCGTGATGCCGGCGTCGAGCGCCATCCTACCGACGCGAGGTTCCGGAAA
This region of bacterium genomic DNA includes:
- a CDS encoding ABC transporter substrate-binding protein, translated to MTYDGITLVAQGMGRRAFLARTGALGLALAGGGVAGSAGQAQSQGLTTVGEQLGWLANSQMAGDFAALDKGFFKEAGIDLKIQPGGPAIDPVQIVAGGGTMLGNAASISTMLIARSRGVPIKAFGTALQRHPFAFIFFAKSGIRTPHDFVGKTIGIQPTARPLLDAVLTKYQIPKDKVKVLAVGGDSTPLVTHQVDVITGWLINSAQMDAAQSAGNVSYFRLWDLGIRMYALTYFATDQALRDRKDVLARFLGASARGWMYAAQHPEESIDSLLRHTTGLDRALELKTWQNEIPFLTSIETKQHGWGWMDAQVWKDLSEVYMTLNETSRPVQVEEVMTNEIVGMAKTPKV
- a CDS encoding BtpA/SgcQ family protein, producing the protein MSRARFRTVFSQDKVVLGMVHLHPLPGAPRYGGRLVPVVDAALADAEAIRRGGAGGMIVENFNDNPFYPDHVEAETVAAMSVIAKEVVRVAGDLPVGINVLRNDWKAALAVALAVGGRFIRLNVLTDALVTDQGIIEAPAHLALRYRRALGADHLLILADVYCKHGAPLARRPLGIVARDTAERGLADALIVSGEESGDPPRREDILEVRAAVPDVPVLLGSGMRETTAETVALVDGSIFGYHAKVDDIITNPVDPERVRRFVAAVAGARVASSGIRGSGAAV
- a CDS encoding CoA transferase; translated protein: MTEGGPLPLDGVRILDLTQITLGPVATQMLGDFGADVIKIERPGQGDYTRSTLAHSNGVSYVFLASNRNKRGVTIDLRNPAGRMALERLLTDADVLVHNFRPGTMERLGFGYEQLSGRYPRLIYAVGSGYGLSGPYVKKGGQDILAQALGGALLRRAESNAPPEPFSTAICDCAAGMLLVQGILMALLARQKTGRGQLVTASLLDAMLYMQQQEATALMNAGQVINWIAMPLNGTFRTFDGGWIVMIGAFKVDPLGDICRALDLAPLGDDPRFATEAAQFAHRDELQAIFRRRFAELTQAEALARLEGQDLLCAPVQSLDQAVADPQVRHNEMVVEVVHPVLGRFRTIGIPIKLSETPGQLRLPPPELGEHTDDVLAEAEYSREDIQRLRAEGAV